One genomic window of Streptococcus mitis includes the following:
- the coaD gene encoding pantetheine-phosphate adenylyltransferase: MSDKIGLFTGSFDPMTNGHLDMIERASRLFDKLYVGIFFNPHKQGFLPIENRKRGLEKAVKHLENVEVVSSYDELVVDVAKRLGATCLVRGLRNAADLQYEASFDYYNHQLSPNIETIYLHSRPEHLYLSSSGVRELLKFSQGIACYVPESILEEIRNEKKD; encoded by the coding sequence ATGTCAGATAAGATTGGCTTATTCACAGGCTCGTTTGATCCGATGACAAATGGGCATCTGGATATGATTGAACGGGCGAGCAGACTTTTTGATAAGCTCTATGTCGGTATTTTTTTTAATCCTCACAAACAAGGATTTCTCCCTATCGAAAATCGTAAACGGGGATTAGAAAAGGCTGTGAAACATTTGGAAAATGTTGAAGTCGTGTCTTCTTATGATGAATTGGTGGTCGATGTCGCAAAAAGACTGGGTGCTACTTGTCTAGTGCGTGGTTTGAGGAATGCAGCGGATTTGCAATATGAAGCCAGTTTTGATTACTACAATCATCAGCTGTCTCCTAATATAGAGACCATTTATTTACATAGTCGACCTGAACATCTCTATCTCAGTTCATCAGGCGTTAGAGAGCTTTTGAAATTTAGTCAGGGTATTGCCTGCTATGTTCCCGAGAGTATTTTGGAGGAAATAAGAAATGAAAAAAAAGATTAG
- the rsmD gene encoding 16S rRNA (guanine(966)-N(2))-methyltransferase RsmD, which produces MKIVSGIYGGRPLKTLEGKTTRPTSDKVRGAIFNMIGPYFEGGRVLDLYAGSGGLSIEAVSRGMSSAVLVERDRKAQAIVAENIQMTKEVGKFQLLKMDAERALEQVSGEFDLIFLDPPYAKEQIVADIEKMAERELFSEDVMVVCETDKAVELPEEIACLGIWKEKIYGISKVTVYVR; this is translated from the coding sequence ATGAAAATCGTATCAGGAATCTATGGGGGACGTCCCCTCAAGACACTAGAAGGAAAGACGACAAGACCAACTTCGGATAAGGTTAGGGGAGCCATTTTTAACATGATTGGTCCCTACTTTGAAGGTGGACGCGTCTTGGACCTTTATGCAGGTAGTGGTGGTTTATCTATCGAGGCAGTATCGCGTGGCATGTCCAGTGCTGTTTTGGTGGAGCGAGACCGTAAGGCTCAGGCTATCGTGGCTGAAAATATTCAGATGACCAAGGAAGTGGGAAAATTTCAACTTCTCAAGATGGATGCAGAAAGGGCATTGGAACAGGTATCTGGGGAATTTGATCTCATTTTCTTAGACCCTCCGTATGCCAAGGAACAAATCGTAGCAGATATTGAAAAAATGGCTGAGAGAGAGCTATTTTCTGAAGATGTCATGGTTGTGTGTGAGACGGATAAGGCCGTTGAACTTCCAGAAGAAATTGCCTGCCTGGGCATCTGGAAGGAAAAGATTTATGGAATTAGTAAGGTGACAGTTTATGTCAGATAA